The stretch of DNA CCGCGTCGCCCGGAACTCCAGCACGAGCTGCGCCGCCGCCATCAAAACCGCCGGCGCCGTGGCCGCGATGGGGAAGATCGCGCCGAGGTCCGGGAACGAGCGCGCCTCGTAGAGCGCCGCGGCGAACAGCAGCAGCACAGAGGAGGTGAACAGGATGGAGGGGACTTTTCCGAGAACCACCACCCCTTCCGAGCTGTCCTCGCCGGACGCTTCTCCGCCGCCCTTGCTTCGTGCGATCCATGCCAGTGAAAGCAACAGCAGCACCCCGAGCGCGATCACTCCCGGGCGCCACAGCCAATCCATGTCGTAGCGACTGATCGAAAGCCAGAGGTACTGCTCGGTCGGTTTGGTCAGGACGAACCCCACCAGGAACGGAGCCCGCGGCCAGCCGAGCTGCTTCATGAGCCAGCCGAGAAAACCGAGGCTCAGCAGGGCGAAGATGTCGCCGAAGTGCTCCGAGCTCTGAAACGCGCCGAAGAAAATCGTCACCACCACCGCCGGCGCCAGGCGCCGGAAAGGGATCCAGGTGAGGCGCGCCAGCGCGGGGCTGAGGAAGAGGCAAAGACCGGCGCCCATCGTGTTGGCCAGGGCGAAGCTCCAGATGATGGTGAAGATCAGGTCGAGATGCTCCTGAACCATACGCGGCCCGGGTTGGATGCCGTAGAAAAAAAGCGCTCCGAGCATGATCGCCGCCGGGGCCCCCCCGGGAACGCTGAAGAGCAGCGTGGGAATGAAGTCCCCCGCTTCGACGGAGTTGTTCGCGCTTTCCGGACCGATGACGCCGCGGATGTCCCCCTTGCCGAAGCGCTCCCGATCGCGCGCCATCGCGACCACGTGGCCATAGCTCATCCAGGACCCGGCGGTCGCCCCGATCCCCGGCAGAATCCCGGCCCACACGCCGATCAACGCCCCCCGCACCACGATCCCCCAATGCTCCAGGACGTCCCTTGCCCCTTGAAGCCAGCCGCGACCCAGCGGTATCCGCTCGGCGATCTGTCCCCCCTTGGTCAAAAGGTCTATGACCTCGGCGACGCCGAAGACTCCGAGCGCCACGGCGACCAGGGGAATTCC from Candidatus Zixiibacteriota bacterium encodes:
- a CDS encoding tripartite tricarboxylate transporter permease, giving the protein MWEAALTALEKFSNPVHLGLLAAGVVSGTVIGILPGLGGIACVAILLPFIYTMDVHSAMVLLVGSLAVVHTSDTITSVLIGTPGSAAAAATVLDGHPLARQGEAARALSAAFLSSLIGGLIGAVFLTLSLPIARPLVLLFGSPELLMLCVLGLSFAGFLTGAEPLKGALAACLGLLLGSVGAAPAEAVYRYTFDQLYLMDGIPLVAVALGVFGVAEVIDLLTKGGQIAERIPLGRGWLQGARDVLEHWGIVVRGALIGVWAGILPGIGATAGSWMSYGHVVAMARDRERFGKGDIRGVIGPESANNSVEAGDFIPTLLFSVPGGAPAAIMLGALFFYGIQPGPRMVQEHLDLIFTIIWSFALANTMGAGLCLFLSPALARLTWIPFRRLAPAVVVTIFFGAFQSSEHFGDIFALLSLGFLGWLMKQLGWPRAPFLVGFVLTKPTEQYLWLSISRYDMDWLWRPGVIALGVLLLLSLAWIARSKGGGEASGEDSSEGVVVLGKVPSILFTSSVLLLFAAALYEARSFPDLGAIFPIAATAPAVLMAAAQLVLEFRATRPPAEPEIRRRTRLAVVYFATLLLFFGAIWLFGFGVATALFTFLFLRFAAGMQWTYGLLYTAAVVGVAELMTWLLNLYWPKGVLLGG